Proteins co-encoded in one Bemisia tabaci chromosome 9, PGI_BMITA_v3 genomic window:
- the LOC140225349 gene encoding uncharacterized protein, translating into MSSPSGVICWCFLALAVWHVSAIANPNTKDKKDDYLSDEEAVKYMNEHPEYRPNFDFVPMDLAATTLTGGRDFENLDDRRPQDNRRPQSPLRRQQSLSAEEKRAFLQRQQPRLAADGRPNPQLQRQNSGPKPTNSPKRSDSQRLRAAAALKKSPSIKSASLTKSKSLKKPGNSPGRSQSPRRAAAPAA; encoded by the exons ATGAGTTCGCCCTCGGGTGTTATCTGTTGGTGTTTCCTCGCTCTTGCG GTTTGGCATGTCAGCGCTATCGCAAACCCCAACACCAAGGACAAGAAGGATGACTACCTTTCCGACGAGGAGGCTGTGAAGTACATGAACGAGCACCCAGAATACCGCCCGAACTTCGACTTCGTCCCCATGGATTTGGCGGCCACCACCTTGACGGGCGGCCGGGACTTTGAGAACTTGGACGACCGACGCCCCCAGGACAACAGACGCCCCCAGAGCCCCCTCAGACGACAGCAGTCCCTCAGCGCGGAGGAGAAGCGCGCTTTCCTCCAGCGACAACAGCCCCGCCTCGCGGCGGACGGACGCCCCAACCCCCAGCTCCAGAGACAGAACTCCGGCCCCAAACCGACAAACTCCCCGAAGAGATCCGACTCGCAGAGACTCAGAGCCGCCGCTGCTCTCAAAAAGTCGCCCAGCATCAAGTCCGCGAGCCTCACCAAGTCCAAAAGCCTCAAGAAGCCAGGGAACTCTCCGGGGCGCTCGCAATCGCCGAGACGAGCTGCGGCGCCCGCAGCGTAG
- the Ced-12 gene encoding engulfment and cell motility protein 1: MNSKQPKMPALKDANIVKIAVEMDDQVPQLIEFNQKQPLAATILELCNAWDLPDASLYALQFSENNYQNYITEKNRNEIKNGSVLKLTFSPSKTAHDILHKLNTGTNEEKVQALQKLSKLSIDTTFAHEFISKQGLQLIVSMIEGGKCKGAVLAYSLVSFVELMYHGIVFWDILECPFIQTVASYVNNQSADAQDHKIVQASLSILESIVLNGNAKKYELVEKEVTFPNLVAHLHNSNPVVQQNAMALINALFLKADLAKRRAVSATLCSKQVRNIILSNIIQPSTEQIGAEMAHQLYVLQTLSLSLLEQRMNSKMDPQDQDAHEKIKELRKIAFETDSNAGNDSAVRRQLGVFAKDYKKLGFKCDINPAQDFMETPPGMLALDCMVYFARTHTESYTKVVLENSCRADEHECPFGRTSVELVRLLCEILRIGEQPSEQATTFHPMFFTHDHPFYEFYCICIVLLNKTWKEMRATIEDFVKVFSVVREQITRALACQPTSMEKFKAKLQLLTYSEITNLWQQERTTREEWESHAQPIVELKEIIMPEILDLIQRNRIGYLVEGTRFTKYSPRGQRVKDKFWYVCLSPNHKVFHYGDCDEKSVPTIEELPNKLDVVDIKALITGKDCPHMRDKGRKTTPQLAFSLSLDSVEMTTLDFVAPDDQVYGYWTDGINALLGNKMTSKETENDLDTLLSMEIKLRLLDAEGIIIPQEPPPVPADPPNYDFCHDMK, from the exons ATGAACTCTAAACAGCCGAAAATGCCTGCCTTGAAGGATGCCAACATCGTCAAAATCGCGGTTGAAATGGACGACCAAGTCCCTCAACTGATCGAATTCAATCAGAAACAACCTCTGGCTGCAACAATTTTGGAGTTGTGTAATGCTTGGGATCTTCCAGATGCGAGTTTGTATGCtcttcagttttcggaaaataattatcaaaattatataacggagaaaaatcGGAACGAAATCAAGAATGGCTCAGTTCTCAAATTGACTTTCTCTCCATCCAAGACAGCGCATGATATTCTCCACAAGCTCAACACGGGGACCAACGAAGAGAAAGTTCAAGCTTTGCAGAAATTATCAAAACTGAGCATTGATACTACCTTTGCTCACGAATTCATATCGAAACAAGGTTTACAGTTGATCGTCAGCATGATCGAAGGCGGCAAGTGCAAAGGCGCAGTTCTTGCGTATTCTCTAGTCTCTTTTGTCGAGTTAATGTACCATGGGATAGTATTTTGGGACATTTTAGAGTGCCCTTTCATTCAGACTGTGGCCAGTTACGTTAACAACCAGTCAGCGGATGCTCAAGATCATAAGATTGTTCAAGCCTCTTTGTCCATCCTGGAAAGCATAGTTTTGAACGGCAATGCAAAGAAATATGAGCTAGTTGAAAAGGAAGTTACTTTCCCTAATTTAGTAGCTCACCTACACAACTCAAATCCAGTTGTTCAGCAGAATGCAATGGCTTTAATTAATGCCCTGTTCCTGAAAGCGGATTTGGCCAAGCGGAGAGCAGTTTCAGCGACACTGTGCTCAAAACAAGTTCGGAATATCATTCTCAGCAACATTATCCAGCCCTCAACTGAACAG aTTGGCGCTGAGATGGCACATCAGTTATATGTATTACAAACGCTTTCATTGAGTCTACTAGAACAACGAATGAACTCAAAAATGGACCCTCAGGATCAAGAcgctcatgaaaaaattaag GAGCTGAGAAAAATTGCGTTTGAAACGGACAGTAATGCAGGCAATGACTCTGCTGTTCGAAGACAACTGGGAGTTTTTgccaaagattacaaaaaactagGGTTTAAGTGTGATATCAATCCAGCGCAAGATTTTATGGAAACGCCCCCAGGCATGCTGGCTCTCGACTGTATGGTGTACTTTGCGCGCACCCACACAGAAAGTTACACAAAG GTTGTCCTAGAAAACTCGTGCCGAGCAGATGAGCATGAATGTCCTTTTGGACGAACTTCAGTTGAACTGGTCAGATTGCTTTGCGAGATCCTTCGAATCGGAGAACAGCCTTCGGAACAAGCCACAACGTTCCACCCTATGTTCTTCACTCATGACCATCCTTTCTACGAGTTTTACTGTATATGCATTGTGCTTCTGAATAAAACATGGAAAGAGATGCGTGCCACTATAGAAGATTTTGTAAAG GTGTTCAGTGTAGTTAGAGAGCAAATCACGCGAGCTTTAGCATGCCAGCCTACCAGCATGGAGAAATTCAAAGCCAAACTACAGTTATTGACTTACTCAGAAATCACAAATCTTTGGCAGCAGGAGAGAACAACGCGCGAGGAATGGGAAAGCCACGCTCAGCCGATAGTAGAGCTTAAAGAAATAATCATGCCTGAAATCCTGGATCTTATCCAGAGAAACAGGATAGGTTATTTGGTCGAGGGAACTAGGTTTACTAAATATTCCCCCCGCGGACAG CGTGTCAAAGATAAGTTTTGGTACGTGTGCCTGTCACCTAATCACAAGGTGTTCCATTATGGTGACTGTGATGAGAAAAGTGTTCCAACGATAGAAGAATTACCCAACAAACTAGATGTGGTTGATATCAAGGCCCTTATAACTGGGAAGGATTGCCCTCACATGAGGGATAA AGGGCGCAAAACTACACCGCAACTTGCTTTTTCTTTATCTCTGGATTCGGTCGAAATGACAACTCTAGACTTTGTTGCTCCTGACGACCAAGTATATGGATATTGGACTGATGGCATAAATGCTCTTTTAG GTAATAAAATGACGAGTAAAGAAACGGAAAATGACTTGGACACATTATTATCCATGGAAATAAAGCTACGTTTACTAGATGCGGAGGGGATTATTATTCCTCAAGAGCCTCCGCCTGTACCCGCTGATCCTCCCAACTATGACTTTTGTCACGACATGAAATAA